A window from Pseudomonas sp. Tri1 encodes these proteins:
- the minE gene encoding cell division topological specificity factor MinE, protein MNLFDFFRANKKPSTASVAKERLQIIVAHERGQRSTPDYLPALQKELVEVIRKYVNIGSDDVHVALESQGSCSILELNITLPDR, encoded by the coding sequence ATGAACCTTTTTGACTTCTTTCGTGCCAACAAAAAGCCCAGTACCGCCTCGGTCGCGAAAGAGCGTCTACAGATCATCGTGGCGCACGAACGCGGCCAACGCAGTACCCCTGACTACCTGCCAGCCTTGCAGAAGGAACTGGTGGAAGTGATCCGCAAGTACGTCAACATCGGTAGCGATGACGTGCATGTGGCACTGGAAAGCCAGGGCAGTTGCTCGATTCTGGAACTCAATATCACCCTGCCGGATCGCTGA
- the minD gene encoding septum site-determining protein MinD, protein MAKILVVTSGKGGVGKTTTSAAIGTGLALRGHKTVIVDFDVGLRNLDLIMGCERRVVYDFVNVVNGEANLQQALIKDKRLENLYVLAASQTRDKDALTQEGVEKVLMQLKEDFEFVVCDSPAGIEKGAHLAMYFADEAIVVTNPEVSSVRDSDRMLGLLASKSRRAEKGEEPIKEHLLLTRYNPQRVSDGEMLGVEDVKEILAVTLLGVIPESQAVLKASNSGVPVILDDQSDAGQAYSDAVDRLLGKTVEHRFLDVTKKGFFERLFGGR, encoded by the coding sequence TTGGCCAAGATTCTCGTGGTTACATCCGGCAAGGGTGGTGTGGGTAAGACCACCACCAGCGCCGCTATCGGTACCGGTCTCGCTCTGCGCGGCCACAAAACAGTCATCGTCGACTTCGACGTCGGCTTGCGTAACCTCGACCTGATCATGGGTTGCGAGCGTCGCGTGGTCTACGACTTCGTCAACGTGGTCAACGGTGAGGCCAACCTGCAGCAGGCCCTGATCAAGGACAAGCGCCTTGAGAACCTCTACGTGCTGGCCGCCAGCCAGACCCGTGACAAAGACGCGCTGACCCAGGAAGGCGTGGAAAAAGTCCTGATGCAACTCAAGGAAGATTTCGAGTTCGTAGTCTGCGATTCCCCGGCCGGTATCGAAAAAGGCGCCCACCTGGCCATGTATTTCGCCGACGAAGCGATTGTCGTGACCAACCCGGAAGTCTCGTCGGTACGTGACTCCGACCGCATGCTGGGCCTGCTGGCCAGCAAATCGCGGCGTGCCGAAAAAGGCGAAGAACCGATCAAGGAACACCTGCTGCTGACGCGCTATAACCCGCAACGGGTCAGCGACGGCGAAATGCTCGGCGTCGAAGACGTCAAGGAAATCCTTGCCGTTACCCTGCTGGGCGTGATCCCGGAATCCCAAGCGGTACTCAAGGCCTCCAACTCCGGCGTGCCGGTGATTCTCGACGACCAGAGCGACGCCGGCCAGGCGTACAGCGATGCCGTCGATCGCCTGCTGGGCAAAACCGTAGAGCATCGTTTCCTCGATGTAACGAAGAAAGGTTTCTTCGAGCGCCTGTTTGGAGGTAGGTAA
- a CDS encoding RluA family pseudouridine synthase: MPLSNIRIIHQDAAVLVVDKPTLLLSVPGRADDNKDCLITRLQENGYPEARIVHRLDWETSGIILLARDPDTHRELSRQFHDRETEKAYTALCWGQPALDSGSIDLPLRYDPPTKPRHVVDHEHGKHALTFWRVLERCGDWCRVELTPITGRSHQLRVHMLSIGHPLLGDGLYAHPQALAAWPRLCLHASMLSFTHPQSGERLRFECPAPF; encoded by the coding sequence ATGCCCCTGTCCAATATCCGCATCATCCATCAGGACGCCGCCGTCCTGGTGGTCGACAAGCCGACCCTGCTGCTGTCGGTGCCCGGTCGGGCCGACGACAACAAAGACTGCCTGATCACCCGCCTGCAGGAAAACGGCTATCCGGAAGCACGGATCGTGCACCGACTGGACTGGGAAACCTCCGGCATCATTCTGCTGGCCCGTGACCCGGACACTCATCGCGAGCTGTCTCGGCAGTTTCATGATCGAGAAACAGAAAAGGCCTACACCGCATTGTGCTGGGGCCAGCCGGCGCTGGACAGCGGCAGCATCGACCTGCCGCTGCGCTATGACCCGCCGACCAAGCCTCGCCACGTAGTGGACCATGAACACGGCAAACACGCCCTGACCTTCTGGCGCGTGCTGGAGCGTTGTGGCGATTGGTGCCGGGTCGAACTGACACCGATCACTGGACGCTCGCACCAGTTGCGCGTGCACATGCTGTCCATTGGTCATCCATTGCTGGGCGACGGCCTCTATGCTCACCCGCAAGCACTCGCCGCCTGGCCACGCCTATGCCTGCACGCCAGCATGCTCAGCTTCACCCACCCGCAAAGCGGCGAGCGCCTGCGCTTCGAGTGCCCAGCGCCGTTCTGA
- a CDS encoding lipid A biosynthesis lauroyl acyltransferase, which translates to MDRPRLRAAFFHPRFWLLWCGLGLLWLIVQLPYPLLLRVGRALGALMYRLAGDRRRIARRNLELCFPEKSAAERKRLLKENFASTGIAFFEMAMSWWWSRSRLAKLAHVEGLEHLKQAQREGKGVILMALHFTTLEIGAALLGQQHTIDGMYREHKNPLFDYIQRRGRERHNLDSLAVERDDVRGMLKLLRAGRAIWYAPDQDYGAKQSIFVPLFGIQAATVTATSKFARLGKALVVPFIQERLADGSGYRLVIQAPLDNFPGETEEADCVRINQWVERSVSDCPEQYLWAHRRFKSRPPGEPKLYEKRG; encoded by the coding sequence ATGGATCGCCCGCGTTTACGAGCTGCTTTTTTTCATCCGCGTTTCTGGCTGCTATGGTGCGGCCTGGGGCTGTTGTGGCTGATCGTCCAGTTGCCTTATCCCTTGCTGCTGCGGGTCGGTCGTGCCCTCGGCGCGCTGATGTACCGGCTGGCAGGCGACCGACGGCGCATCGCCCGGCGCAATCTGGAGCTGTGCTTTCCGGAAAAATCCGCTGCCGAGCGCAAGCGTTTGCTCAAGGAAAACTTTGCCTCCACCGGTATCGCTTTCTTCGAAATGGCCATGAGCTGGTGGTGGTCGCGTTCGCGCCTGGCGAAGTTGGCCCATGTCGAAGGGCTGGAACATCTCAAGCAGGCCCAGCGCGAGGGCAAGGGCGTGATCCTGATGGCGTTGCACTTCACCACGCTGGAAATCGGCGCGGCCTTGCTTGGCCAGCAGCACACCATCGATGGCATGTACCGTGAGCACAAGAACCCGCTGTTCGACTACATCCAGCGCCGGGGCCGCGAGCGGCACAACCTCGACTCCCTGGCGGTGGAGCGTGATGATGTGCGTGGCATGCTCAAGTTGCTGCGCGCTGGTCGGGCGATCTGGTATGCGCCGGATCAGGATTACGGCGCCAAGCAAAGCATCTTTGTGCCATTGTTCGGCATCCAGGCGGCGACGGTCACCGCCACCAGCAAGTTCGCCCGCCTGGGCAAGGCCTTGGTTGTGCCATTCATCCAGGAGCGCCTGGCCGATGGCAGTGGCTATCGCCTGGTGATCCAGGCACCGCTGGACAATTTCCCGGGCGAGACCGAGGAAGCCGATTGCGTCCGCATCAATCAATGGGTGGAGCGGTCGGTGAGTGATTGCCCCGAGCAATACCTCTGGGCCCACCGGCGCTTCAAGAGTCGTCCGCCGGGTGAGCCGAAGCTGTACGAAAAACGCGGCTGA
- the minC gene encoding septum site-determining protein MinC: MSQTEPLDQDPVFQLKGSMLAITVLELARNDLESLDRQLAAKVAQAPNFFSNAPLVLALDKLPAGEGAVDLPGLMRVCRQHGLRTLAIRASRIEDIAAAIAIDIPVLPPSGARERLLELSPVEPKKTPEKPPEPTIKPTRVITSPVRGGQQIYAQGGDLVVVSSVSPGAELLADGNIHVYGPMRGRALAGVKGDTKARIFCQQLSAELVSIAGQYKVSEDLRRDPLWGAGVQVSLSGDVLNIIRL; encoded by the coding sequence ATGAGCCAAACCGAACCGCTAGACCAAGATCCCGTGTTCCAGCTGAAGGGCAGCATGCTCGCCATTACGGTGCTGGAGCTGGCCCGCAATGACCTGGAAAGCCTTGACCGGCAGTTGGCAGCCAAAGTCGCCCAGGCGCCGAACTTCTTCAGCAATGCCCCGCTGGTGCTGGCCCTGGACAAGCTGCCGGCCGGCGAAGGCGCGGTGGACCTGCCGGGCCTGATGCGCGTTTGCCGCCAGCATGGCCTGCGCACCCTGGCGATCCGCGCCAGCCGCATCGAAGACATCGCCGCGGCCATCGCCATCGACATTCCGGTATTGCCGCCGTCCGGCGCCCGCGAGCGTCTGCTGGAACTGAGCCCGGTCGAGCCGAAGAAAACCCCGGAAAAACCGCCGGAGCCCACCATCAAGCCTACCCGCGTCATCACCTCGCCAGTGCGTGGCGGGCAGCAGATTTATGCCCAGGGTGGCGATTTGGTCGTGGTGTCCTCGGTCAGCCCGGGCGCGGAACTTCTGGCCGATGGCAACATCCATGTATACGGCCCGATGCGCGGCCGTGCGCTGGCTGGCGTCAAGGGTGACACGAAGGCCAGGATTTTCTGTCAGCAATTGAGCGCTGAACTGGTCTCCATCGCCGGGCAGTACAAGGTCTCCGAGGATTTACGCCGCGACCCGCTGTGGGGGGCCGGCGTCCAGGTCAGCCTGTCGGGCGACGTGTTGAACATCATTCGGCTTTAA